The window CTAACAGTCCCGAAAAACTCGGGAGGAACCCGGTCAGCATTACACCCATCCCCATGCAGATAACGGACGCGGCCGAAAGGCGATGTTCCTTGATGAACGCCAGGAGGAATATCGCGCATAGTGCCAGGAACCCGGGTATCTCCCGCGCGGACTGGACCATACCGACCTGGAACCCGGTAAGCCCTACCGTCTCCACCGCGAAGTTATTGAAGAGCGTGCGCCAGCCCTGCAGGCCGGCCGCGGAGGCGATGGTCAGCACCAATAGGTACCAGTACATGGGATCCTGCTTTATCTTTTTCATAGGAGGACCCATTGTAGCATAAACGGGGCGTGTTTTGTTGTACATGTGGTTGGTATATAAGGCAGGCCGATACCTCTAACGCTCAAACAAGGTCTGGACCTCTCTAGGCCGAGAACCATGTCCCGGATCGTATGGTGGGATGAAATAGGTTATGCGCGGAAGTTAGGCAAGAAAGAGAGTCGGGCTGTTAGATGTCTCTCCACTCAGACAGCCCTCGCCTTTCAGGCTGCGGAAGTAGCTCGACGAAGCTCGCTACACTTCCTCGGACATTACGTCCTCGGTCGCTCCACACGGCGCACCTGACAACATACATGTAATTTAGAGAGAACTGGCAAGGCGTCCTATCTGAAGGAGTGTATCCGGCCTTACAATAACCCTAAAGGGTTATATCTAGAACTTATGCCCTGACGACCCTTGCGGGTTATATCTGGAACTTATGCCTGGCCCTTCGGGCATTTTGGAGATCATTATAAAAATACGGGGTCTGGTCTATCTGGGGGTTATGCCCCGCCGGGGGACCTGACCCCATTAAAACGAGGGACTGGTTTAGGCCGGAGATCATGCCGTCGCAGTAAACCTGTCCCGAGATATCCTGACCTTTTACGGTAGCATATCTTTATGGCACAAACCGTCTTATCTCCTTCATTTATATTTGACAATATCCCCTATTTCTCCCAGTCGCCTCTGCTCCCGGGACTTACTCGGAGAGTAGTACTCCTCGGTCGCTTACATTCAATCCCCGGTCCGGGACCATAGCTGTCCCGGGTCTGCCCCTCTCACTACCTATATCATACCCTTCGGATGACATAATAAAAGTCTAAAACCGTTTTTTACCCAAGCCTAAGCCGCACAGCTCAAAACGGTTTTTTCTCTGAAAATAAAAGCGGGACAGGTGTAGGATCACGTCAGCACCCGTCCCCACTATCTGTTATTTATTGTTTTTAAAAAATCCCTGCCCCCCTAACCTTTCAACCTTAGATTTCATCATATTATTTTCGATTGCCCATTTTCTTAAAATCTCTATTCTATCCAAAATCTTCTTTTTCATTCCATCGCTACATCTTTCGATTAATTTTATTTCTTGTTTTTCCCATTTTTCAAAACCTTCACCATGTTCAATCCTACTTTTATCAAATTTAATAATTTGAAACTCTTGTTCTTCCTCTGTCATGTCTGGAAGTTCACGAATATATTTGCAAAAATCCTGTGTGCCCTGATCATTGTCTGCTATCTTCTTTATTTCCTCGAAATATTCCCTAGGAAGAAAAGTCTCAATTTCCTTTATTTCAAAACTCTCAAGAACAGGGAAGGGATTATCTATGCCAATTTTTTCACTCCATTCAAATTCAATTACTGAAATAGGGTATTTTAACATGTGTAAAGTAATAACAAGGATAATTACTCTTTCGTATGTATTAATCCACTTTTCCAGAACATCTTCTTCAAAAGTTTGGCAATTCGATTTCGGCAATCCAAGCTTATTAGAGAATTCATACCCTTTCGTATGAACATAGTTATGAAGAACACTCAAATCATTGAAGCTTTTTCGTAAGCCAAATTTTTCGTCAAAGCTCATGATATTCTTGTTTGATCGTAATATCTTCCAAATTTTATCAACCCGAGGCGTATTTGCTTCCCATGCATCCTTTGATTTCAGCCAATCTTGAACCGTTTTGTGCCCATCATCGTTGATGTTGTAATAAACAGACAACATACCTAATTCAAGAACGCTTCTTAAAGACATAAAGGCTTGTTTATAAAATCCAAATATTGCCAAATTAAATGATATTTGAAGTTCATCCCATGATTCCACATAAGGGAAAAAGTGACCTGAAAATAAATTTTCAGCTGTTTGGGGTATCACCTTTCCTATGCTTTGATAAATCCAACCCGAATTTTCTATTCTTTGCTTTGTATTAGAATGATTTTTAAAAAACAATTCAGTTTTTTCTAACACTTCCATACTTTTTACTGGTTCATAAATAAAAGGGGGATATTTTTCCATCAAATAGGTTTCTCGTAAATCCTAGTTAAAAATTATTACTACACCTTGAAGTCTAGACATTACCTTAAATAGCCTTTAAAACTTCAGAATAATATAAAGAAGCATCTGGGGATAAGGCCCTTCTCCGGTCTGGCCGCCGACCTCGTGAACTTCATTCCCGCGTTCTTCTTAAGACACAAAACCGTTTTTTTTTGCCCAAGATATGGCACCACAGATCAAAACGGCTTTGGTTTTCTTTTTATTTAATTTTTAATTTCTGATCTAAATAATGTAATAAAGTTCTTGTTGTATTGATGATAAGCATTGCTTCCGATTTCGGCAGTAATTTTTCAGTAGGATGAACTATACTTGCATGATTTCTCAAGTGATTTAAAGCATCAACGATTGCGGACATTGAAAATACAACTCGTTTGATATTTGCATCTGTTCTTATTTGTTCAAACTGTGGATGATTTTCTCGAATTAACTTAAAAAAGGCAGTGATATTTGTATCTCTCTCATAACTAATTTTTGCTTTTTCACACACATTCTTTAGATACCCATGAAATGCCGTATGTACCCGGTCAATAGCATTTGGGGCACCAGAAGTACAAACAAGGCTTTCCGCATCTCTTAAGGCGTGTTCGACAATAAATGAAGTTGTTTCCAAAGAGGGGGTCTTTACAAGAGAAACACCCGTTTCAATTAAGTAATCTATTGCAATATGTCGAACATACGGCCCAAAATCCGAAAGAGTATGTGCAATATCTGCAAAAGCTAATTTGTATTTATTTTGAAAATTATTTTTTTGTAACTTAACATATTCATCAATCGGTATCTTTGCATAAAGAACAAAAAAATCGTCATTAAAAAAATTAGTTCCAGAATAAAGTTCAAATGGAAACTTTTCTAACATGCGACTGGCTTTTTTACCATGTTTTGCTGACAATAATTTGCATGCATTGTTGCGTAATGCAGTCCACTCATCGGCAGACATGCGCTCTTCTTTCAAGTCAAACCCGCTTGCCCCTGATCCGCTGTATAAGTAGATCATATTCTTGATTTCCCTTTTCCATTATCAACTCTACTTAAACATCCAAGAAGAATCTCCAGGGACGGTTCTCGAGATAAACTCCGGTCTGGCACAAACCCAATCCCCGGTCGGGGGAATTCTCGATCTTGGGTCTGTCCTCCGTGTGTTTTGGGGGACAAGTATACCGGTTTAATCTCTACGCCTGTCACATAAAATACGCCTGACCGAAGGCCCACCGAGCACGCTCTACCGCCAGCACCACACATAGGGGGTTACGCGCGAACGCGCATTTGATGGCCGGATATACTCCTTCAGATAAGACGCCTTGCCAATTCTTTATAAATTACATGTATGTTGTCAGGTGCGCCGTGTGCGAGTTTGCCGATAGGCTTGTCTGAGCAACAGGCGCATCTGCTTCATACACTATATCATTATATTTCCTGCATGAAATGCAGCTGTCCCCTATCGACTTATATTATATCCCTAACGGGTTAAAGACAAAAGGCTTTTATGATAAGAGGGTTACATTTACATAACATATTGTGCTCCCCATATTTATATTTGACAATATCCTCTATTTCTCCCAGGCGCCTCTGCGCCCGGGACTTCCTCGGGGAGTGGTACCCCTCGGTCGCCTATTTTATACATAAATTAACTCAAGGCTTACAACCATAAACTTATCTTCATAAGATAAAACACGTTATCTCCTTCATTTATATTTGACAATACACTCTATTTCCAATATAATTTAGACTCACAAAACGCGAACAAGCCTCGTTATCAGGCATATATCGGTTCCCCGGTAGCTCAATGGTAGTAGCGATTGGCTGTTAACCAATAGGTTGTAGGTTCGAATCCTACCCGGGGAGCCATAAATTAAAAGACCTCAGCGCAAGCTGGGGTCTTTTGATTTATACCCCTCAGTTGGATGAGGGGTATATCTTTTCCCATAAAACCCCGAATCTGACCGAGGCCGTAATGGCCGAGGAA of the Candidatus Omnitrophota bacterium genome contains:
- a CDS encoding abortive infection family protein yields the protein MIYLYSGSGASGFDLKEERMSADEWTALRNNACKLLSAKHGKKASRMLEKFPFELYSGTNFFNDDFFVLYAKIPIDEYVKLQKNNFQNKYKLAFADIAHTLSDFGPYVRHIAIDYLIETGVSLVKTPSLETTSFIVEHALRDAESLVCTSGAPNAIDRVHTAFHGYLKNVCEKAKISYERDTNITAFFKLIRENHPQFEQIRTDANIKRVVFSMSAIVDALNHLRNHASIVHPTEKLLPKSEAMLIINTTRTLLHYLDQKLKIK